One Microbacterium marinum genomic window carries:
- a CDS encoding alpha-L-arabinofuranosidase C-terminal domain-containing protein gives MTTHGSLDPRSSFTDIDRRLFGGFVEHLGRHVYDGIHEPGHPSADADGFRQDVVALVKELGVSTIRYPGGNFVSGYRWEDGIGPKEDRPQRLDLAWHSTETNQVGLHEFAQWLDLVGSDLMLAVNLGTRDTAEALDLLEYANSDADTSWTRERARNGRVTPFGVSMWCLGNEMDGPWQIGHRNADDYGKLASRTAKAMRMLDPDIELVVCGSSGSGMPTFGSWERTVLEHTFDDVDFISCHSYYQEMGGDAQEFLASGVDMSRFISSVVAIADAVAATKKSRKRIMISFDEWNVWYLHNEDGGQNDKPEERGWPIAPRLLEDQYHALDAVVFGDLLITLLQHADRVRSASLAQLVNVIAPIMTEPGGPTWRQTTFFPFSITSRLAGERVLRVPVDAGTFRSERFGDVAKVNAVATVDDEGLSLFVVNRSTTDAASLRLDVSGFVRAHGRAPRVVESHLLHDDDIYAANTLSTPERVGVRPLDGAAVDGDVLVLDLPAVSWAAIRLV, from the coding sequence GTGACCACCCACGGCTCCCTCGACCCGCGCTCGTCCTTCACCGACATCGACCGTCGCCTGTTCGGCGGATTCGTCGAGCACCTGGGGCGGCACGTCTACGACGGCATCCACGAACCGGGTCATCCGAGCGCCGACGCCGACGGGTTCCGCCAGGATGTCGTCGCGCTCGTGAAGGAGCTCGGCGTCTCGACCATCCGCTATCCCGGCGGCAACTTCGTCTCGGGGTACCGGTGGGAGGACGGCATCGGACCCAAGGAGGACCGACCGCAGCGCCTCGATCTCGCCTGGCACTCCACCGAGACCAACCAGGTCGGCCTGCACGAGTTCGCCCAGTGGCTCGACCTCGTCGGCAGCGACCTCATGCTCGCCGTCAACCTCGGCACGCGCGACACGGCCGAGGCGCTCGACCTCCTCGAGTACGCCAACTCCGACGCCGACACCTCGTGGACGCGCGAGCGAGCCCGCAACGGCCGCGTGACGCCGTTCGGCGTCTCGATGTGGTGCCTCGGCAACGAGATGGACGGACCGTGGCAGATCGGCCACCGCAATGCCGACGACTACGGCAAGCTCGCCTCGCGCACGGCCAAGGCGATGCGGATGCTCGACCCCGACATCGAACTCGTCGTCTGCGGGTCCTCGGGCAGCGGCATGCCGACGTTCGGCTCGTGGGAGCGGACGGTCCTGGAGCACACGTTCGACGACGTCGATTTCATCTCGTGCCACTCCTATTACCAGGAGATGGGCGGTGACGCGCAGGAGTTCCTCGCGTCGGGCGTGGACATGTCCCGCTTCATCTCCTCCGTCGTCGCGATCGCCGATGCGGTGGCCGCCACCAAGAAGAGCCGCAAGCGCATCATGATCTCCTTCGACGAGTGGAACGTCTGGTACCTCCATAACGAGGACGGCGGTCAGAACGACAAGCCCGAGGAGCGCGGCTGGCCGATCGCCCCTCGACTCCTCGAGGACCAGTACCACGCGCTCGACGCGGTCGTCTTCGGCGACCTGCTCATCACGCTGCTCCAGCACGCCGATCGGGTCCGCTCGGCATCCCTGGCCCAGCTCGTGAACGTGATCGCGCCGATCATGACCGAGCCCGGCGGACCGACCTGGCGCCAGACGACCTTCTTCCCGTTCTCGATCACCTCGCGGCTCGCGGGGGAGCGGGTGCTCCGGGTGCCTGTCGATGCCGGCACCTTCCGCAGTGAGCGGTTCGGCGACGTGGCGAAGGTGAATGCCGTCGCGACCGTCGACGATGAGGGCCTCAGCCTTTTCGTCGTCAACCGGTCGACGACGGATGCCGCGTCGCTGCGCCTGGACGTGTCGGGCTTCGTCCGCGCGCACGGGCGGGCTCCGCGGGTCGTCGAGTCACATCTGCTCCACGACGACGACATCTACGCGGCGAACACGCTGTCCACGCCGGAGCGGGTCGGGGTCCGCCCCCTCGACGGCGCTGCGGTCGACGGCGACGTGCTGGTGCTGGACCTTCCGGCCGTCAGCTGGGCGGCGATCCGGCTGGTCTGA
- a CDS encoding Gfo/Idh/MocA family protein — MNGVSGRMGYRQHLVRSILAIREQGGIDLPDGSKVTVKPLLVGRSEAKLAEIAAQHGIEDYTTDLDGALADPRWEIYADFLVTKARATALRKAIAAGKTIYTEKPTAESVEEALELAKLAAAAGVKTGVVHDKLYLPGLQKLKRLIDSGFFGRILSVRGEFGYWVFEGDWQPAQRPSWNYRAEDGGGIIVDMFPHWNYVLENLFGEVTSVYAQAAIHIADRWDEKGEHYTATAEDAAYGVFELEGGIVAQINSSWTVRVNRDELVEFHVDGTHGSAVVGLFGAKIQPRNATPKPVWNPDLEDAHDYDADWQSVPTNDVFLNGFRQQWEEFLLSYVQDTPYEFGLLAGARGVLLAEAGLQSSREGRKVELPALTLD; from the coding sequence ATGAACGGCGTGTCCGGCCGCATGGGCTACCGCCAGCACCTCGTGCGCTCGATCCTCGCAATCCGCGAGCAGGGGGGCATCGACCTCCCCGACGGATCGAAGGTCACGGTCAAACCGCTCCTGGTCGGACGCAGCGAGGCGAAGCTCGCCGAGATCGCCGCCCAGCACGGCATCGAGGACTACACGACCGACCTCGACGGCGCGCTGGCCGACCCGCGGTGGGAGATCTACGCGGACTTCCTCGTCACGAAGGCTCGCGCGACGGCCCTGCGCAAGGCGATCGCCGCGGGCAAGACGATCTACACCGAGAAGCCGACCGCCGAATCGGTCGAGGAGGCCCTCGAACTCGCGAAGCTCGCCGCCGCGGCGGGCGTCAAGACCGGCGTCGTGCACGACAAGCTCTACCTCCCGGGTCTCCAGAAGCTCAAGCGCCTCATCGACTCGGGCTTCTTCGGCCGCATCCTCTCCGTCCGCGGCGAGTTCGGCTACTGGGTCTTCGAGGGCGACTGGCAGCCCGCCCAGCGTCCCAGCTGGAACTACCGCGCCGAGGACGGCGGCGGCATCATCGTCGACATGTTCCCGCACTGGAACTACGTGCTCGAGAACCTGTTCGGCGAGGTCACCTCGGTCTACGCGCAGGCCGCGATCCACATCGCCGACCGCTGGGACGAGAAGGGCGAGCACTACACCGCGACCGCCGAGGACGCCGCCTACGGCGTGTTCGAGCTCGAGGGCGGCATCGTCGCGCAGATCAACTCCTCGTGGACCGTGCGCGTGAACCGGGACGAGCTCGTCGAGTTCCACGTGGACGGCACGCACGGATCCGCTGTCGTGGGTCTGTTCGGCGCGAAGATCCAGCCCCGCAACGCCACCCCGAAGCCGGTGTGGAACCCCGACCTCGAAGACGCGCACGACTACGACGCCGACTGGCAGTCGGTGCCGACCAACGATGTCTTCCTCAACGGATTCCGTCAGCAGTGGGAGGAGTTCCTGCTTTCCTACGTGCAGGACACCCCGTACGAGTTCGGCCTGCTCGCCGGCGCGCGCGGCGTGCTCCTCGCCGAGGCCGGTCTGCAGTCGAGCCGCGAGGGCCGCAAGGTCGAGCTTCCCGCGCTCACCCTGGACTGA
- a CDS encoding DUF993 family protein, with translation MTDFTLLGDDGATRRVALVDTSGYTRPAGPLRSRVAYAAAHVVPHAHADNTPGQPADIDWDATLDFRRNVYSWGLGVADAMDTAQRNMGLDAAATRELISRSADVAREEGGAVVVGVNTDHVEEEHIALDRVIDAYTEQLHFTEEQGAGPVLMASRHLARAAESAEDYRRVYRAVLAQATTPVVLHWLGTAFDPQLRGYFGADDWQSAAEVLLDVIGEHADKVAGVKMSLLDAASEVSVRERLPEGVRMFTGDDFNYVGLIGGADVPAAPQPERDASSPRQHSDALLGAFAALTPVASAAIQALDAGDPERYLDVLGPTEALSRQVFAAPTFYYKTGVAFLAWLNGHQKAFQMVGGLHSARSLPHLSRIVELANDAKAFERPEIAAERWTALLRLNGVDA, from the coding sequence GTGACCGATTTCACGCTCCTCGGGGACGACGGCGCGACCCGTCGGGTCGCCCTCGTCGACACCTCGGGCTACACGCGCCCCGCCGGGCCGCTTCGCAGTCGCGTGGCCTACGCGGCCGCACACGTCGTGCCGCACGCGCACGCCGACAACACCCCCGGCCAGCCGGCCGACATCGACTGGGACGCGACCCTCGACTTCCGTCGCAACGTGTACTCGTGGGGTCTGGGCGTCGCCGACGCGATGGACACGGCCCAGCGCAACATGGGGCTGGATGCCGCGGCGACGCGCGAGCTCATCTCCCGGTCGGCGGACGTCGCCCGGGAGGAGGGCGGCGCGGTCGTGGTCGGCGTCAACACCGACCACGTCGAAGAGGAGCACATCGCGCTGGACCGGGTGATCGACGCCTACACGGAGCAGCTGCACTTCACCGAGGAGCAGGGTGCCGGCCCCGTCCTGATGGCCTCACGCCACCTCGCCCGCGCGGCCGAAAGCGCGGAGGACTACCGCCGCGTCTACCGCGCCGTGCTGGCCCAGGCGACCACCCCCGTCGTGCTCCACTGGCTCGGGACGGCCTTCGACCCGCAGCTGCGCGGCTACTTCGGTGCCGACGACTGGCAGAGCGCCGCCGAGGTGCTGCTCGATGTCATCGGCGAGCACGCCGACAAGGTCGCGGGCGTCAAGATGAGCCTGTTGGATGCCGCGTCGGAGGTGTCGGTCCGCGAACGGCTGCCCGAGGGCGTCCGCATGTTCACCGGCGACGACTTCAACTACGTCGGTCTCATCGGAGGCGCGGATGTGCCGGCGGCTCCTCAGCCCGAACGCGACGCTTCGTCGCCGCGGCAGCACTCGGACGCCCTGCTCGGTGCGTTCGCCGCGCTCACTCCGGTGGCATCCGCCGCCATTCAGGCGCTGGATGCCGGTGACCCGGAGCGCTACCTCGACGTGCTCGGGCCGACCGAGGCGCTCTCGCGTCAGGTGTTCGCGGCGCCCACCTTCTACTACAAGACAGGGGTGGCCTTCCTCGCGTGGCTGAACGGCCACCAGAAGGCGTTCCAGATGGTCGGCGGACTGCACTCGGCACGCAGCCTCCCGCACCTCTCGCGCATCGTGGAGCTCGCCAACGACGCGAAGGCGTTCGAGCGCCCCGAGATCGCCGCGGAGCGGTGGACCGCCCTGCTCAGGCTGAACGGAGTCGACGCATGA
- a CDS encoding sugar phosphate isomerase/epimerase family protein — MTTIETPAPASDGLGVDQRLSLNQGTIKHADLATALRVTAEAGVRSIGLWREPVQEVGLATAASMLSDSGLRFSTHCRSGFFTMPEGPARRASIDDNLVAIDEAATLAAAGAPGSAAVLVLVAGGLPDGSRDLAGARERVRDAIGELAPHAAAAGVTLAIEPLHPMYATDRCVVSTLGQALDIAADFDPSVVGATVDTFHIFWDPDVYDSIERAGREGRIASYQVCDWKTPLPADVLLGRHYPGEGVIDLARLTRAVADTGYDGDVEVEIFNADVWASDPAEAVARTAATFAASVSPHLGR; from the coding sequence ATGACGACGATCGAGACCCCCGCACCGGCGTCCGACGGGCTGGGCGTCGACCAGCGGCTCTCCCTGAACCAGGGGACGATAAAGCACGCCGACCTCGCGACGGCGCTGCGCGTCACCGCCGAGGCGGGCGTCCGCTCGATCGGGCTCTGGCGCGAACCGGTGCAGGAGGTGGGGCTGGCGACCGCCGCCTCGATGTTGAGCGACTCCGGGCTCCGCTTCTCCACGCACTGCCGCTCGGGCTTCTTCACGATGCCCGAAGGTCCCGCGCGTCGGGCGTCCATCGACGACAACCTCGTCGCCATCGACGAGGCCGCGACCCTTGCCGCGGCGGGCGCGCCCGGCTCCGCGGCCGTCCTGGTCCTCGTGGCGGGCGGCCTCCCCGACGGGTCCCGCGATCTCGCAGGTGCCCGGGAGCGGGTGCGCGACGCGATCGGCGAGCTCGCCCCGCACGCCGCGGCCGCCGGGGTCACCCTCGCGATCGAACCCCTCCACCCCATGTACGCGACCGACCGCTGCGTGGTCTCCACGCTCGGGCAGGCGCTCGACATCGCCGCGGACTTCGACCCGTCGGTCGTCGGCGCGACGGTCGACACGTTCCACATCTTCTGGGACCCCGACGTCTACGACTCCATCGAGCGCGCCGGCCGTGAAGGGCGGATCGCGTCGTATCAGGTGTGCGACTGGAAGACGCCGCTTCCGGCCGACGTGCTTCTCGGGCGTCACTACCCGGGCGAGGGCGTCATCGACCTGGCGCGGCTCACTCGTGCCGTCGCCGACACCGGCTACGACGGCGACGTCGAGGTGGAGATCTTCAACGCCGACGTCTGGGCGAGCGACCCCGCTGAGGCCGTGGCGCGCACGGCGGCGACGTTCGCGGCATCCGTGTCCCCGCATCTCGGGCGCTGA
- a CDS encoding LacI family DNA-binding transcriptional regulator, giving the protein MTDQIPLRRASTGAVTLDDVAREAGVSLATASRALNGSARKVADSYRERVEAAATRLGYTANLSAQATARGTSAIIALLVADIADPYFGLIASGVARGADEAGLVVTVAITERDPAREVRLVRALRGQRPRGLILAASRPAGLFDPDLTRELDQLRAVGGTVVAFGAESDGLRSLILDNRGGAEALGSALVAHGYRHAIVLAAAEGTLTSDSRVSGFTAGFTAAGGETPRVYRGGFTRESGHEMMTRALADGVEPGTLVFGISDVVAIGALSAARAAGREPGSDIAFAGFDDIPTGRDVTPALTTVRIPLEEVGYQAFRAATDPEWQADPAQLKLEVLLRESTPTRA; this is encoded by the coding sequence ATGACCGACCAGATTCCGCTGCGCCGCGCCTCCACGGGGGCGGTGACCCTCGACGACGTCGCGCGCGAGGCGGGGGTCTCGCTCGCGACGGCATCGCGTGCGCTCAACGGTTCCGCGCGAAAGGTCGCGGACTCGTACCGCGAGCGGGTGGAGGCGGCGGCGACACGCCTGGGCTACACCGCCAACCTGTCGGCGCAGGCGACCGCGCGGGGGACGTCGGCGATCATCGCGCTCCTCGTGGCTGACATCGCCGACCCCTACTTCGGTCTCATCGCGTCCGGCGTCGCGCGCGGCGCCGATGAGGCGGGCCTCGTCGTGACGGTGGCCATCACCGAGCGCGATCCGGCCCGCGAGGTCCGTCTCGTGAGGGCGCTGCGCGGTCAGCGTCCGCGGGGACTCATCCTCGCGGCATCCCGCCCGGCAGGTCTTTTCGACCCCGACCTCACCCGCGAGCTGGATCAGCTCCGCGCCGTCGGCGGCACCGTCGTCGCGTTCGGCGCCGAGTCCGACGGACTCCGGTCGCTCATCCTCGACAACCGGGGCGGCGCCGAAGCGCTGGGCTCGGCTCTCGTCGCGCACGGATACCGGCACGCGATCGTCCTGGCGGCGGCGGAGGGCACCCTCACGAGCGACAGCCGCGTGTCGGGCTTCACCGCCGGATTCACGGCTGCGGGCGGCGAGACGCCTCGCGTCTACCGCGGCGGATTCACCCGGGAGTCGGGGCACGAGATGATGACGCGTGCCCTCGCCGACGGCGTCGAGCCGGGCACCCTCGTCTTCGGCATCAGCGACGTGGTCGCCATCGGCGCCCTGTCGGCGGCGCGCGCGGCGGGGCGGGAGCCGGGGAGCGACATCGCCTTCGCGGGCTTCGACGACATCCCCACCGGTCGCGATGTCACGCCGGCCCTCACCACGGTGCGCATCCCGCTCGAAGAGGTCGGCTACCAGGCGTTCCGCGCCGCGACGGATCCCGAGTGGCAGGCAGACCCCGCACAGCTGAAGCTCGAAGTCCTCCTCCGGGAGAGCACGCCGACGCGCGCATGA
- a CDS encoding glycerate kinase, with amino-acid sequence MSVVIALDSFKGSIPAAAAAAHLAAGWHDIDPEADLVPRPMADGGEGTLDAFAAAVPGARRHPVRVHGPRGAEIDAQWLLLPDGTGVVELASTSGIELLGEDRLPWDADTTGFGEAIAAALDAGVDRLVLGIGSSASTDGGTGMLRALGARFRDADGVDTARGARGLAALAAVDVSRLRALPPGGALVLSDVTNPLTGAAGAAAVFGPQKGLPAADVSAVDTALHRFAHLVGSHRPGVDPAAPGAGAAGGTGFALAAWGARLVPGSGEVADLIDLRGAMVAASLVITGEGSYDGQSAAGKVPAFVQALAAHAGVPTALVAGRLGADADISGFAHTVSLTDLAGSAAASLADPATWLREAGRRLARAHA; translated from the coding sequence ATGAGCGTCGTCATCGCCCTCGACAGCTTCAAGGGCTCCATCCCTGCCGCTGCCGCCGCCGCTCATCTCGCCGCGGGGTGGCACGACATCGATCCCGAAGCGGATCTCGTGCCGCGCCCGATGGCCGACGGCGGCGAGGGGACGCTCGACGCGTTCGCGGCGGCCGTCCCCGGCGCCCGGCGGCATCCTGTCCGCGTGCACGGACCTCGGGGCGCCGAGATCGACGCGCAGTGGCTCCTCCTGCCGGACGGCACGGGTGTCGTGGAACTCGCCTCGACGAGCGGCATTGAGCTGCTCGGCGAGGATCGTCTGCCGTGGGATGCCGACACCACGGGCTTCGGCGAGGCGATCGCCGCTGCCCTCGACGCCGGCGTCGACCGCCTGGTGCTCGGAATCGGGTCGTCGGCCTCGACCGACGGCGGCACCGGGATGCTGCGCGCCCTCGGCGCCCGGTTCCGGGACGCCGACGGCGTCGACACCGCCCGCGGCGCGCGGGGCCTCGCGGCGCTCGCCGCCGTCGACGTCTCGCGCCTGCGCGCCCTGCCGCCGGGCGGTGCCCTCGTCCTCTCGGACGTCACGAACCCGCTGACCGGTGCGGCCGGCGCCGCCGCCGTCTTCGGGCCGCAGAAGGGGCTCCCCGCGGCGGACGTCTCCGCGGTCGACACGGCGCTCCACCGCTTCGCGCACCTTGTCGGCAGCCACCGCCCCGGCGTCGATCCGGCGGCCCCCGGAGCCGGCGCCGCCGGAGGGACCGGGTTCGCGCTCGCCGCCTGGGGTGCGCGCCTCGTCCCGGGGTCGGGTGAGGTGGCCGACCTCATCGACCTGCGCGGCGCGATGGTCGCGGCATCGCTCGTGATCACGGGCGAGGGGTCGTACGACGGGCAGTCTGCCGCGGGGAAGGTCCCCGCCTTCGTGCAGGCGCTCGCCGCGCATGCGGGCGTGCCCACAGCGCTGGTCGCCGGCAGGTTGGGGGCGGATGCCGACATCTCGGGCTTCGCGCACACCGTCTCGCTGACCGACCTCGCCGGCAGCGCGGCGGCCTCCCTCGCAGACCCGGCGACGTGGCTGCGTGAAGCGGGGCGACGCCTTGCCCGCGCGCACGCCTGA